A segment of the Lolium perenne isolate Kyuss_39 chromosome 3, Kyuss_2.0, whole genome shotgun sequence genome:
ttctgctcgtcccgagcaggtaaacgataaaaagaataatttctgtagtgacatgctacttacataaccttgatcatactattacaaagcatatgaaatgaatgaagtgactcaaggcaatgatctatagttgctaacaaatagataacatatagcaaaacttttcatgaagagtactttcaagacaagcatcaaaagtcttgcacaagagttaactcataaagcaatagattcaaagtaaaggcatcgaagcaacacaaaggaagatataagtttcagcgattgctttcaactttcaacatgcatatctcatggataattgtcaacataaagtaatatgatgaatgcaaataagcaagtatgtaagaatcaatgcacagttgacacaagtgtttgcttctaagatggaaggaagtaggtaaactgactcaacataaaagtaaaaagaaaggcccttcgcagagggaagcagggattaaatcatgtgctagagctttttaagtttttgaaatcatatatagagcataaaagtaaagttttgagaggtgtttgttgttgtcaacgaatggtaatgggtactcaaactacctcgccaaccagactttcaagagcggctcccatgaaggacgttatctctaccagcaagatagatcatccctcttctcttttgtttacacatgtactttagttttatttatggttgacactcctcccaacctttgtttacacaagccatggctaaccgaatcctcgggtgccttccaatcaatctcataccatggaggagtgtctatttgcaaaattaagttgcttactgatgaatcagagcaaaacatgtgaagagaattattaatgaagtttaattaattggggctgggaaccccattgccagctctttttgcaaaattattggataagcggatgaagccactagtccattggaaagtctgtcaagagtaaatgacaaggttgaaagataaaacaccacatacttcctcatgagctataaaacattgacacaaataagagatagtaaattttgaattgtttaaaggtagcacatgaagtatttacttggaatggcaggaaataccacatagtaggtaggtatggtggacacaaatggcatagtttttggctcaaggattttggatgcacgagaagtattccctctcagtacaaggctttggctagcaaggttatttgaagcaaacacaagtatgaaccggtacagcaaaacttacataagaacatattgcaagcattataatactctacactgtcttccttgttgctcaaacacttttaccagaaaatatctagaccttaagagagaccaatcatgcaaaccaatttcaacaagctctacggtagttctccactaataggtttaaactacatgaaaaaaaacttaatcatgatctacttgagagctcaaaacaattgccaagtgtcaaattatccaagacattatgaggcattttctgtttccaaccaaataaaaataagtattgtagcttccaacttttatcattgaacattaaaagtaaaacgaagaacaagcgttcatatgaaaaagcggagcgtgtctctctcccacacaaggattgctaggatccgaatttattcaaacacaaacaaacgaaaataaaagcacacagacgctccaagcaaagcacacaagatgtgaccgaataaaaatatagtttcaatagaagaaacctgataagttgatgaagaaggggatgccttgggcatccccaagcttagatgcttgagtcttcttgaaatatgcagggatgaaccacggaggcatccccaagctttgacttttcactcttcttgatcatatatcatcctcctctcttgacccttcaaaacttccttcacaccaaacttctcataaacttcattagagggattagtactcaaaaaaacttgaatccaccttggtcctgtagtgacacattgcaagaactcaataaaacattagctacagctctccacgtgtagaaagccttgcttaaagtccacaagagacaatgcaaaaaacagagacagaatctgccaaaacagaacagccagtaaagacaaatttttaataaatacttacgttgctcaaatcagaaaactcaaaactaatgaaagttgcgtacatatctgaggaacacgcacgtaaattggcatatttttctgagttacctacagagaaaacagcccagattcgtgacagatagaaatctgtttctgcgcagaaatccaaatctagtatcaaccttcgattagaggcttcacttggcacaacaaaacacaaaactaagataaggagaggttgctacagtagtaaacaacttccaagacacaaatataaaacaaagtactgtagcaaaataacacatgggttatctcccaagaagttctttctttacagccattaagatgggctcagcagttttaatgatgcactcgcaagaaatagtatttgaaacaaaagagagcatcaagaggcaaatccataaaacatttaagtctaacccacttcctatgcataggaaccttgtacacaaataaattcatgaagaacgaagtagcaggcataagaagataaaagaagagtaacttcaaatttttagacatatagagaggtgttttagtaccatgcaaatttctacaaccatattttcctctctcataataattttcagtagcttcatgaataaactcaacaatataactatcacatgcagcatacttttcatgatttccaaacacataatttttatcaagttcaagaatagtggaattaaaactttcaaacttacttttattaataatataacaaggtagttgatcaatctcaagagatatgggactcatagaataagtcaagaactctccaatcccattttcattagtagtacaattaatattatcaagtaacataggaccatcatctagagctttatcataaacatttgccaagcaaaattctttagtaccatgcatttcgacatcaggcacaaacaaagcattatcataagatttatcaaagtagcatggattatcataaataatagtagcataattattttcacaagttttactcatagggaatatttcaagagaatccacaggaacataacattcaacctctttcggtaagcatagaggacaatcaaatagtgtaagagataaagagttactctcattagaaggttggcatgggtagctaatccattcttcctccttttgttcatcactctcctcttctttttcatccaatgagcttttaggttcatcaatttcctcctctttttcatccaatgagctttcaggttcattagtttcttcttccacgggttcctgcaaattgtgagtgcattcttgtgcattaatgagtctctctttataatcaatgatataaggattatcactgtagcattctacgcaagaattaaggatagtagagacataatctttaaggtccttacaagcaacacaggtttcataattcttaaccatgaaggattctatctcggaggctcccataaataagacaaattgttctacctcttcgaacccataatgaatatagcaattccgattatagttcttaataaaaaattcctcactaaagccacattgaaatttaagatgtttagtatcctgttgagagcaacagtttataccatggcgtttaagcaagattttagcaattgtattcaatttttctatcatagcactcattacttcacccgctcttgatttcctataattattataacattctataagctccaagtaggttgttggttctcccataacaacagttttttaatttttagatttttcaaatttttatggatttttgggtataaaataaaacaagacaaaaagaaactaagcaaaagtaaactaagcaaaataatactagacagaaataaactaagcacaagtaaactaggaaaaggTAAACTAAGCaaatcaaaataaaataaaacagagagagaggtagagtgtactccccaggtgaacttatgagtagagctatgcctccccggcaacggcgccagaaaacagtcttgataacccacaagtataggggatcgcagcagtcttcgagggaagtaaaacccaaatttattgattcgacacaaggggaggtaaagaatacttataagccttaacaactgagttgtcaattcagctgcacctggaaaaacactagtagcaggggtgatgtgaaagtagcagtgatatgagagcaatagtaacagtaacacagcagcagtaatagtaacacagaggtaatggcaccagaagatagttgatactacttctaatgacatgtagaacgagtatatgatgatgagatatggaccggggttcccagcgatctacactagtggtaactctccaataataagtgacaagtgttgggtgaacaaattacagttgggcaattgataggattgataaggcattaagaaagaacatcaattcattaatcatgtaggcatgttttccatatatagttgtacgtgctcgcaatgagaaacttgcacaacatctattgtcctaccagccggtggcagccgggcctcaagggaatctactggatattaaggtactccttttaatagagcaccggagcaaagcattaacactccgtgaaaacatgtgatcctcacatcaccgccatcccctccggttgtcccgatttctgtcacttcggggcctttggttccggacagtgacatgtgcatacaacttgtagatacaatctgagcaataagtatagagcttaaatctaagatcatgccactcgggccctagtgacaagcattaaacataacaagattgcagcaacaataacttcacaaactttatagatagactaatcataatgtatcatccatcggatcccaacaaacacaacaccgattacatcagatggatctcaatcatgtaaggcagctcatgagatcattgtattgaagtacatagtatagagagtaccaactagctactgctagaacccgtagtccatgggggaactactcacggagcatgatggaggcggtggcgtcgatggagatggcttccgggggcacttccccatcccggcagggtgccggaacagagacttctgtcccccaaattggagtttcacgatggtggcggcgcccctggagtctttctggagtttcgtcaattggtactgcgtttttaggtcgaaagggcttaaataggcgaagagtcggagtcggaggggccacggggcctcctcacactagggcggcgcgcccccctcctgggccgcgccggccacacgtgtggggcccccagggcacccctctggccctcctctgactttctggaaggttcgggaaaaataagatgtttggcgttgatttcgtccaattccgagaatattgcccgaatagcctttctggaaccaaaaacagcagaaaacaggaactggcactgtggcatcttgttaataggttagttccgtaaaatgcataaaaacattataaagtgcaagcaaaacatgtaagtattgtcataaaacaagcatggaacatcataaattatggatacgttggagacgtatcagggaacgaccaccggagcaccgtaatgccaccaacacttgcatgtggacctaggatatgtgtgaaagtgtggtggaaggtgtgattcaccaaatggtgcaaggcattgctcccaagtgtgagattcctctctttcaggcgatagcacttggaagattccttgccttgtaggctgaagtgtcccgctgcgggtataccggtggctacaatgtgccatagtgtgccaaacctagctttccatgtgtatatgacctaatcaaaaccaaacctatcaaaaagtatgttggtcgaACCTCgcccggagaaatctaggggggtagaccccccgaggcacgcataccgccgttttcgggagagaacgaccgccggagcaccggaatgccaccaaaacttgcatgtggacctaggatatgtgtgaaagtgtggtggaaggtgttattcaccaaatggtgcaaggcatttctctcatgtgtgacattcctctctttcgggcgataacattcctcgacttgtaaggctgaagtgtcccgctgcgggtataccggtggctataatgtgccagagtgtgccaaacctagctttccgtgtgtatatgtcctaaacaaaactaaacctatcaaaaagtatgttggtgtaacctcgcgcggagaaatctagggggtagaccccccgaggcacgcagaccgccgttttcgggggggaacgatcgccggggcaccggaatgccaccaaaacttgcaagtggacctaggatatgtttgaaagtgtgttggaaggtgtgattcaccaaatggtgcaaggcatagctcccatgtgtgagattcctctctttcgggcgataacacttggaagattcctcgacttgtaggctgaagtgtcccgctgcgggtataccggaggctatagtgtgccaaatggtgtcaaacctagctttccatgtgtatatggcctaaccaaaaccaaacctatcaaaaagtatgttggtggaacctcacgcggtgaaatctaggggggtagaccccccgaggcacgtagacggccgttttcgggggggggggggggggggaagaccgccggagcaccggaatgccaccaaaacttgcatgtggacctaggatatgtgtgaaagtgtggtggaaggtgtgattcaccaaatggtgcaaggcatagctcccatgtgtgacattcctctctttcgggcgataacacttggaagattcctcgacttgtaggctgaagtgtcccgctgcgggtataccggaggctataatgtgccaaatggtgccaaaccttgctttccatgtgtatatggactaaccaaaaccaaacctatcaaaagtatgttggtggaacctcgcgcggtgaaatctaggaggGTAGACCGCCGGGGCCCGTAGACCGCTGTTTGGGGGGGGGAGACCTCTAGAGCAGTTGAATCCCAgcgaaacttgcatgtggacctagaatATGTTTGGAAGTGTCGTTTAAGGTGTAAAGCTGCAAGAAATTGCACCAAATATGTGGGGGCGATAACACTTAGTAGATTCACCGAACCCCGTTAATTtgctccgaaaccctgatatGTTTGGGGAGAGGGTCGATGAAGATGTAGATTAATTGTTTTATCGGTATGTACAGATTGTATTAAGTAACACTAACAAATAGTCTAcaaaaagtaaaaactaattttacaacaaatataagtattaatataaatataaatactacaaaagaaggaaaagaaataaaACTGCCCTCTGTGCCGTGCAAAAACACACGGCAAAGGGATGGTGTGCACGGCAAAGGATTCTTTGCCGTGCCCAgtgtctttgccgtgcgccttggCTTCCTCGTTGCCGTGCAGGttactttgccgtgcgttttttaATTGTTTGCCGTTGGCTGCTGCCTTTGCCGAGCGCTGAGATGGCGCTTTGCCGTGAGCCTATTGTTTGCCGTGCGTCGACCCAAAGCTGCACGACAAAGATTTCATTGCCGTGCgcgaggcgcacggcaaagaatcttCGCACGGCAAAGGGTGCTGGCAGCACACGGCAAAGAGGGCTGCACGGCACTGGCCTTTTTTCCCGTAGTGAAAATCACGGGCGCAAGCCAGCAagtacttcactatatcggggagtaTTTACAAACGCCggtggttatcttataatctgataaatcaTAGCCGGCAGTTTACAAGATGTATACATAGGCGGTGATAACGATCCGTCCCGCGATGGgcttcgctccgctcgtcagaagttagcctccattTAGTATATAAATTTGGATCAGAATATAACAAAAGGAGCATAAGGATACACACCAAATGAACACTTGCTCAtgagcttgcatcatgcacatcaCACTCCCAAAATATATTTCATCATCCATCAAGTACCGATGCTTTCAGAAAATAAATTAAGAGAAAAAGATGCTGATGTAAGTATTGCAATCTGAAAATATATTGATGATCGGGTATTAATACACCAACATGTCATTCACAGAGTTCACGAAAGGTTACAACGAATTCCTTGCTTGTTGCTAGCCGTCGTGCATAGCATTACAAAGAAGTGTAAGCCAAATCGTTAGCTACGTTACACAATTAATACACACACTAACTCCCGTGCCGCTCAATAATCAAGCTACAACGACATGCCTTGCGCGGGCATCGAAGATTGCGTTTGCACGCCAGCGCTGGAATACTGATCAAGGATAAGTGCCTCCGAACCAGCAGGTGGGGCTAGAAAGCCAAGTAACTCGTCGATACTGAAGTTCAGCTGATCTGGCAACTCGAAATCCGTGAACTCGTCGTCGATGTTGAAGTCCTGCTGATCCGGCAGCTCAAAATCCATGACCGACTCATCGCCGGAGAATGATCCTTGACCAAACGGTACCATCTCTACCGCCGGCGCTGCACCACCGTACTCATTCATCATGCTTGGGGCTCCTTGATCTTGTGATGCTGTAGCTCCAGGACCTGCGTATCCTCCATCGTCCGCGTCAGGGAAGCTCCAACCGTAGTCGTAGACTTGATTTGAGCACGACGTCGCGGCTGGCCTTGCGCTGCCGTCATCTTCATCATCTACAAGATCCACCACTTGCGCTGCTGCACCATCGTACTCATTCATCACGCCTGGTGCGCCAGGCCATGCATATCCTCCAACGTCCGCACCTGGAAAGCTCCAACCGTACTCGTACTCGTAGACTTGATCTGAATACGCCGTAGTAGCCGGCCATGCGctgccaccatcttcatcatctaCCACTTCCGCTGCAGGGAAGACAGGGTTGGCCGCAGAGATGAGGTCGGGCTCTGCTGTCTCGTGCGCGCTACCGTCTTCGCCGCGCTCCCTCCTTGAGTTCTTGCCATGTCCACTGAGCCGGATACGGTACAGCCTCTGCGACGACGAGGCCAGATGGTCCGGGGCCGTGATGGAGTACTCGTGCATGACCCATCCCGTGCTACCTTTCTCGCCTTTGCGGTGGAAGTTGAGCATGTATTTCCTCCAGGTGATCTCATCCGTGCCGCCGATGCCGGGGACGCGCAGCCTCTCGCCGTCCACGAGGGGCTTCTGCCCTTCCCAAGACCCGTCGACGCAGGTTCGCTTCTGCCGATTTCCTTTGTCGTGCTTCGTGTGTCCGTTggcgaagaagaaggcgtcgCCCTCCCGCTTGTGTTTCTCCAGGAGGTCCCATGGCGCCGCGCTCAGCAGATCGTCCTCCTCGCAGATCACGCGCTCTAAGGGGAGCGGCTGGCGAAGAATCCGACGCAGCAGGTACAGCTCCACCAGCTCGTCGTCGTCAGGGTCGAACTTGAACCCCGGTGAGAGGCCAAGGCCGCGCACGTCCTGCGTTTCCTCCATGGCGCGCCTTGCTAGCTAGGGTTTGCTGGATGGAGTTTCTCTGTGTGAGAGGTCAAGGCCGAGCACGTCCTGCGTCTCCTCCGTGGGCTATTTATGCATGCGGGGCATGGAGGGCACCAGAATCTCCGAACTGGGTTCCAATTAGAGTAAGAAACTTGATGGCAAAGTTTTGACGTCAACCGCGGCCGAGATACATGTAAAATTCTGTTATTCTGTTAGTATCCATTTTATAATCGGATTCAAATCAGAATTGGAAAACCTGCTGCAAAGTTTTCACGTCAACCAGCACTCCAGCGCACTCCGCCCATGTGGACGTGGTCCGTGTGGATCAATCGATCAACGTACCACCGAGGAACGGCGAGAGTGACACACGTAAAGTTCAAATCTACAGTGACGTACTTGTACTTCCGATCGAGCCTATAAATCTCGATGCATCTTCAACTCCAGGCAGCCCAGAGAGCTAGAGGATCAGACAAGCACAAAGCTGCAAACGTTCTGTACGCCATCTCTATCTCTGTcacgcaagttagcaaaaatgctGACCAAGGCAGTGGTGTCCGTCCTGATCTTCCTCCTCACCGTCGCCCGGCATGGTTCCTCCTCCCGGAGCTACAACGCGATATACAACTTCGGCGACTCCATCTCCGACACCGGCAACCTCTGCACGGGCGGCTGTCCGTCGTGGCTCACCAACGGTCAGCCTCCGTACGGCGACACCTACTTCGGCCGCCCAACCGGACGCTGCTCCGATGGCCGGGtcttcgtcgatttcttaggtatGTAACCTTGGCGCGCATCTGTGCAGTGTACATATCAACTGTCAATTGTGGAGTATGGACTAAGGAGTAGTACGATCTTGTGTACTGTACTTGTGCAGCTGAGTTCTTCGGTCTGCCCCTGCTCCCGCCGTCCAAGGCGAACGGCACCGACTTCAAGAAAGGCGCGAACATGGCCATCATCGGCGCCACCAGCATGAACTTGGACTTCTTCCAGTCTCGCGGCCTAGGCAGCAGGATATGGAACAACGGCGCCCTGGACACCCAAATCCAGTGGTTCCGGCAGCTCCTGCCTTCCATCTGCGGCAGCGCCGCCGGTGAGTGCGCTCCACGTCTTCGATTCACGATTTCACAGAGCTTGATCATGCGGCATATAAGGAATGTGCCTAAATGCAGTAGCACTGAGCCACTCTGTGTCTGCAGATTGCAAGAGCTACCTGAACGGCTCTCTGTTCATCTTGGGCGAGTTCGGGGGCAACGACTACAACGCCCCGATCTTCGGCGGCAAGGGCGTCGACGAGGCCATCAGCTACGTGCCGCAAATCATCGACAAGATCACAGGCGGTGTAGAGGTACAGTAATTCCTGAAAACTTATGAGCCAACATATAGGCCAATTCTTTAAGTAAGTACGTACACGCGGGAAATTACACAGACGCTGATCGGGCTGGGCGCGGTGGAAGTAGTGGTGCCGGGCGTGCTGCCGATCGGGTGCTTCCCTATGTACCTGACGCTATACGGGAGCTCGAACCAGAGCGACTACGACGGCGACGGCTGCCTGAAGCGCTTCAACGACCTGTCCATCTACCATAACCAGCTGCTCAGGCAGGGGATCTGCGACCTCCAGAGCAAGCACACCGGAGTCAGGCTCATGTACGGTGACTTCTACTCGCAGGTCACGGAGATGGTCCGCTCTCCTGTGAGCTTCGGTAAGTACATGCTCGATCACGCCGTCGCATCTACTCCACACAATGAACCTATTTTCGTGGCATTAGCAAAAATAGTATACGTACTCCAGTAATTAAGCAGTTAACGTAAGCACCAGTTccaccgcaaaaaaaaaaaaaaaaaaaaagcaccgGCTGCCTCCTGCGAGTAGATCGATACGCGGACGTCAGTGGAGGTGTCCGAATTGTCACAGGCCGGGCAGCTTGTTTGGCTTCGCGCTTGCAAGTGTCCTACGCATGATCGTTTCTCCCCAGATATGTACACGGTGTGTATAGTACAGTTGTACACCAGTCTAGCAGGAAAGAGGCGAAAAAAGACATCACCAAACCCTTATAGCTGTAGGGCATTAATTTCTCCTTCCCTATATGCGCAAAGAAAAGCAGCAAGCGGCTGCTGTGACGTTGTCAGATTTATCCAAATTAAACGGATATAGGAGAGAATGGTCGGTGGCGAGCTCACGAGTTACGATGTTAGCGCTGAAGGGGACGGCATCGATCAAACGGGCGTCATATTGTAACTGCTGGAAATAGAGAAATAGGGAGGAGAAGTGGTAGACTGATATCGCAGACGTTGGTGTCACGAGATGTTGCGGGGAGATGCTGTATAGACAATAGGGCATCTCGAACGGAGGCCCACAATCGGGTAGATGGTATCTGAATCTATTTGCGCGGAATCATGGCAAGGTCCAACGACAAACTGCAAACAATTGGCTTTGCTTTAGCCTTATCCTCCCTTGGGCTTCGTGAGCCCGTGCATCGGCGACCGTTGGAGAGGAATTGGCGTGGGTCCACACGGTCACCCACCTCCTGGTGCTTCTTAAATGGGGATGTCAACTTGTCATCCCCACCACTTCCAACTCCACTTCATTCTGCATCTCCACTCAAATCCTAGCCCGCACAAAAACCTTGGATATACGTAGCAAGGGCGAAGGGGTCGTTGGTTCTTTCCCGGTCGCAATGACCACGAGGTGGGGTCCTCTTTTAGCAGTGGCGGCCGATGTTTCTTCCGCCCGCCAGTGGCCAGGCCAAGCAACTGAAACACCACATACCAAGCAACACCCTTTAACAAACAAGCAACGACAACGCCACTGCTGCCCCAACTAGTCCTAGGGTTTTGCCCGGTATGTGGAGGGGAGTGGTAGGGGTACACCCGGTGCCTTCCAGGAAGGAAATGGGGCACCCGCTCTCAGCACCGCATGTACATGGACGTCAAGATCACACGGTAGCTCGCGGAGGAAGGCCACCCGCTGCCATGGCCAAACGTCCCACAACGGCATATGAAGCAGGCACGTGTGTCGGTGCCAACCATCCCCACACGTGGCCCGACTCATCGTCGAGAGATCATGCGACACCGGGCCTTTCTCCCGTCGGATCTGCAGCAGGACCCCACCTCCACCGTCGATCCATCTTTGTGGGCGCAATGGTTCCAAGCATCACATGAAGATCATCGTCAATCCATCAAGGCCCACATGGAGGGCCTCAACAACGACGACTACGAGCAGTACGAGGAGCCATCAGAGCCAGGGCAAGTGCCGTCAATGAAAGAAGAGAAGCCAGA
Coding sequences within it:
- the LOC127339496 gene encoding GDSL esterase/lipase At5g45910-like, encoding MWTWSVWINRSTQPRELEDQTSTKLQTFCTPSLSLSRKLAKMLTKAVVSVLIFLLTVARHGSSSRSYNAIYNFGDSISDTGNLCTGGCPSWLTNGQPPYGDTYFGRPTGRCSDGRVFVDFLAEFFGLPLLPPSKANGTDFKKGANMAIIGATSMNLDFFQSRGLGSRIWNNGALDTQIQWFRQLLPSICGSAADCKSYLNGSLFILGEFGGNDYNAPIFGGKGVDEAISYVPQIIDKITGGVETLIGLGAVEVVVPGVLPIGCFPMYLTLYGSSNQSDYDGDGCLKRFNDLSIYHNQLLRQGICDLQSKHTGVRLMYGDFYSQVTEMVRSPVSFGLKYGLKVCCGASGEGSYNYNNQARCGMSGSSACEDPENYLNWDGIHLTEAAYRSIAYGWLTGPYCTPAILH